A genome region from Candidatus Binataceae bacterium includes the following:
- a CDS encoding IS1595 family transposase produces the protein MTFQEFMATFLDEAACRTYLTMRRWPDGPRCPRCDNTKVYECGPTRPFHWQCMKCGPAKRTPYRFSVTVGTVFENTNVPLVTWFKVLYTILQSKKGVSSRQLRRTFFGERSSLYTAWYVGHRLRAGMKDEDFKKLMGIVEVDETFIGGKDKNRHWDKKSHVTGGIGSGKVGVIGAISRKGNVVCQIIENTDAKTLNRFVHKTVSDRVSLVATEDIAAMTICKRRVDCRTKAVKHSENEYVRGEVHTNNIESFWALFKRGVIGTYHNVSKKYLPLYLNEFQFRHNNRKNPDIFGEAIAGC, from the coding sequence ATGACCTTCCAAGAATTTATGGCGACCTTCCTCGATGAAGCGGCTTGCCGGACATATTTGACGATGCGTCGCTGGCCGGACGGCCCGCGCTGCCCGCGCTGCGACAATACCAAAGTTTACGAATGCGGACCGACACGGCCCTTCCATTGGCAGTGTATGAAGTGCGGACCGGCCAAGCGAACGCCCTATCGGTTCTCGGTTACGGTCGGAACTGTTTTCGAGAACACTAACGTCCCGCTCGTAACCTGGTTCAAGGTTCTCTACACCATATTGCAGAGCAAAAAGGGCGTTTCGTCCCGTCAGCTTCGCCGGACGTTTTTCGGTGAGCGTTCCTCTCTGTATACCGCTTGGTATGTCGGCCACCGGCTCCGCGCTGGCATGAAGGACGAAGATTTCAAAAAGCTTATGGGTATCGTCGAGGTCGATGAGACTTTCATCGGCGGCAAGGATAAGAACCGCCATTGGGACAAGAAATCGCACGTCACTGGCGGGATCGGCTCCGGCAAGGTGGGCGTCATCGGAGCCATCAGCCGGAAGGGTAACGTGGTTTGCCAGATCATCGAGAACACAGACGCCAAAACCCTCAACCGTTTCGTCCACAAGACCGTCAGCGACCGCGTAAGCCTCGTAGCGACCGAAGACATCGCGGCTATGACTATCTGCAAGCGGCGGGTGGATTGCCGCACGAAAGCCGTCAAGCATTCCGAGAATGAGTACGTTCGCGGCGAAGTCCATACCAACAACATCGAAAGCTTCTGGGCGTTGTTCAAGCGCGGCGTCATCGGCACTTACCACAACGTCAGCAAGAAGTATCTGCCGCTGTACCTGAATGAGTTTCAGTTCCGGCACAACAACCGGAAGAATCCCGACATTTTCGGCGAAGCTATAGCAGGATGCTGA
- a CDS encoding site-specific integrase: MLHVENARKGFFEADQYRAIIEQLPEYLKPVAMAAYITGWRTKSELLSRQWRHVDLDAGWLRLDPGEGKTAEGRMFPLTPELSALLEGQRERVRDLERATGQIIPWIFVHPDGTPIKNFRYAWTKACKDAGVPGRLVHDFRRTAVRHLERAGVSRSAAMKITGHKTETVYRRYAIVDEGMMREAAEKLSALNRVDTGKRSMPIVVGRSRWDTES, from the coding sequence ATGCTACACGTCGAGAATGCCCGGAAGGGGTTTTTCGAAGCCGATCAGTATCGCGCGATTATCGAACAGCTCCCGGAGTATCTCAAGCCGGTCGCGATGGCCGCATACATCACCGGCTGGCGGACGAAGAGCGAGCTGCTCAGCCGGCAATGGCGCCACGTCGATCTCGACGCCGGCTGGCTCCGGCTCGATCCAGGCGAAGGCAAGACCGCCGAAGGACGGATGTTCCCGCTCACGCCCGAGCTAAGCGCTTTGTTGGAAGGGCAGCGCGAGCGCGTTCGCGACCTCGAACGAGCAACCGGGCAAATCATACCGTGGATATTCGTTCACCCTGACGGCACGCCCATCAAGAACTTCCGCTATGCGTGGACGAAGGCTTGCAAGGATGCCGGAGTTCCTGGGCGGCTTGTGCATGACTTCCGCCGAACAGCGGTTCGCCACCTAGAACGCGCCGGCGTGTCGCGCTCAGCCGCGATGAAGATCACCGGCCACAAGACCGAGACGGTCTATCGCCGCTATGCGATCGTGGACGAGGGCATGATGCGCGAAGCGGCCGAGAAGCTCTCAGCGCTAAATCGAGTTGATACCGGCAAAAGGTCAATGCCGATAGTTGTGGGGAGGTCCCGATGGGACACGGAATCATAG
- a CDS encoding nitroreductase family deazaflavin-dependent oxidoreductase, with product MSQLDEFNQGVIKEFRANQGKVGGQMAGMPVLLLTTIGAKSGRSLTRPLCYTRDGDRIVVIASFAGAPHSPPWYHNLVANPVATVELGADSYKVRATVAPASERQRLYDQQAQQMPIFADYQKKTARQIPVVLLTRVD from the coding sequence ATGTCACAACTCGATGAGTTCAACCAGGGCGTCATCAAGGAATTCCGCGCCAATCAAGGCAAGGTCGGCGGTCAGATGGCCGGGATGCCGGTGCTGCTCCTCACGACCATTGGCGCCAAGAGCGGCCGCTCGCTGACGCGGCCCCTGTGCTACACGCGCGATGGCGATCGCATCGTGGTGATCGCCTCTTTTGCGGGCGCGCCGCATAGTCCGCCGTGGTATCACAATCTGGTCGCGAATCCGGTTGCAACGGTCGAACTCGGCGCTGACAGCTACAAGGTCCGCGCGACGGTCGCGCCTGCAAGCGAGCGCCAGCGGCTCTATGATCAGCAGGCGCAGCAGATGCCGATTTTCGCCGACTATCAGAAAAAGACCGCGCGCCAGATTCCGGTAGTGCTCCTCACCCGCGTCGACTGA
- the pstB gene encoding phosphate ABC transporter ATP-binding protein PstB — MAALPAMANGADTSTLIDCNISELHYGKFKALRDVALQIRRGTITAFIGPSGCGKSTALRCLNRMNDLVRGFRFKGHIFFRGQDIYGGRIDPVAVRRHIGMVFQQPNPFAMTIYRNVAFGLRLNRYRGSFDDRVERALRGAALWEEVKDKLHTSALALSGGQQQRLCIARAIATEPAVLLMDEPCSALDPIATHRIEELMQELKQKYTIAIVTHNLQQAKRVADRTAFLYVDTSGGGRTGYMVEYGETAQIFESPAAPETQAYIRGEFS, encoded by the coding sequence ATGGCTGCCTTACCGGCAATGGCGAATGGTGCGGACACTAGCACCTTGATCGATTGCAATATCTCGGAGCTGCATTACGGCAAGTTCAAAGCGCTGCGCGACGTCGCGCTGCAAATCAGACGTGGAACGATAACGGCTTTTATCGGGCCCTCGGGATGCGGCAAAAGCACTGCTCTGCGCTGCCTCAATCGGATGAATGATCTGGTGCGCGGCTTCCGCTTCAAGGGACATATCTTTTTTCGCGGGCAGGATATTTATGGAGGCCGGATCGACCCGGTCGCCGTGCGGCGGCATATCGGGATGGTCTTCCAGCAGCCGAATCCGTTTGCGATGACGATCTATCGCAACGTCGCATTCGGACTGCGGCTCAACCGCTACCGCGGCAGCTTTGATGATCGGGTCGAGCGCGCGCTGCGCGGCGCGGCGTTGTGGGAAGAGGTCAAGGACAAGCTGCATACTAGTGCGCTCGCGCTCTCGGGCGGGCAACAGCAGCGGCTCTGCATCGCACGCGCGATCGCAACCGAACCTGCGGTGCTGCTGATGGACGAGCCGTGCTCGGCGCTGGATCCGATCGCGACCCATCGGATCGAGGAGCTGATGCAGGAACTCAAGCAAAAGTACACGATCGCGATCGTCACGCATAATTTGCAGCAGGCCAAACGCGTCGCCGATAGGACCGCGTTTCTCTACGTCGATACGTCAGGCGGCGGGCGCACCGGCTATATGGTCGAATACGGCGAGACCGCGCAGATTTTCGAGAGCCCGGCGGCGCCCGAAACTCAGGCCTACATTCGCGGTGAATTCAGCTGA
- the pstA gene encoding phosphate ABC transporter permease PstA — MTPAAGKPPEVDLNALERSLRQPRQLFSVVMSFLTGAATIAALFPLFSVLYLLIIRGSASLGWAAITELPPAAMTVGGGFGNAIVGTVVIVLIATMISVPIGILAAIYTSEFGPETRTTQAVRFAAKVLTGLPSILAGVFAFATVVLVTGGFSAPAGGVALALLMIPTVLLTAEDAIQRVPRRMREAAIGMGATQTQTVTRVVLPTAVPGILTGVMLAIARAAGETAPLLFTALFSEFWISRTTPHMWPKGVSDLMKPIASLAVLIYNFSGSPFDNQIALAWSAALVLVMMVLAVNLAGQSLAKRYNK, encoded by the coding sequence ATGACGCCGGCGGCAGGTAAACCCCCGGAAGTCGATCTGAATGCCCTTGAACGCTCGTTGCGCCAACCGCGACAGTTGTTCAGCGTCGTGATGAGCTTCCTGACCGGCGCAGCGACAATCGCCGCATTGTTCCCACTGTTTTCGGTTTTGTATCTGTTGATCATTCGCGGTAGCGCCAGCCTGGGTTGGGCCGCAATAACCGAATTACCTCCGGCCGCGATGACCGTCGGTGGCGGTTTCGGCAACGCGATCGTCGGCACGGTCGTGATTGTGCTGATCGCAACTATGATCAGTGTTCCGATCGGTATTCTCGCAGCGATCTACACGTCGGAATTCGGACCCGAGACAAGGACCACTCAGGCGGTACGTTTCGCCGCCAAGGTTCTGACCGGGCTACCTTCGATCCTGGCCGGAGTATTCGCTTTCGCCACGGTGGTGCTCGTGACGGGTGGTTTCTCGGCGCCGGCCGGCGGCGTCGCCCTGGCGTTGCTGATGATCCCGACGGTATTGCTCACGGCCGAGGATGCGATCCAGCGGGTTCCCCGTCGGATGCGCGAAGCCGCGATCGGGATGGGCGCGACGCAAACCCAAACCGTCACGCGCGTGGTATTACCGACCGCAGTGCCGGGAATATTAACGGGCGTGATGCTTGCAATCGCGCGCGCGGCAGGCGAGACCGCGCCGTTGCTCTTCACCGCGCTTTTTAGTGAGTTTTGGATTAGCCGAACGACTCCCCATATGTGGCCGAAGGGCGTGAGCGATTTAATGAAACCCATCGCATCATTGGCGGTACTCATCTACAACTTCTCCGGTTCACCCTTTGACAACCAGATCGCGCTAGCGTGGTCGGCGGCGTTAGTGCTAGTAATGATGGTCCTCGCGGTCAACTTGGCCGGACAAAGTCTGGCCAAGCGCTACAACAAATAA